The Bacteroidota bacterium genome contains a region encoding:
- a CDS encoding T9SS type A sorting domain-containing protein, whose product MHRPYPLHRLGLLAVALALAGWLSPAQAQSCTTNWTNAAGGNFSNAANWSAGVPGPSSDACIILAGTYVVTLDVNASVNRLTLGRTSGAGTQTLRNASRFLTLASASTVRARGVYDWQGGTVNGAGPLTNNGLLALSTSGTKDIGGGTTIRNEALTTMAGTGALRFLGGASQFVNAAGATFDLQSDADFSNFNGGNTFTNDGLFRKSGGTAQSILSNGPVAFNNNATVVAETGTIRFDGAGTHDNPTFTAAAGAEVYLNGGVQTIVGTISGNPAGTVRMDAGATLQADLPGIELDFGGTGFAWQGGNVGGDVTSAGLLRLTTSGLKDLNGNATLTNEGLVEMTDTGALRFIGGASQFVNAAGATFDLQSDADFSNFNGGNTFTNNGTFRKSGGTGLSLLSNGAVAFNNNALVQAQTGTIRFDGAGTHDNPTFTAAAGAEVYFNGGVQTIVGTISGNPAGTVRMDTGATLAGGTVDFGGTGFEWQSGNVGTVTNAGLLRLTTTGTKDLNGNATLTNEGLVEMTDLGVLRFLGGASQFVNAAGATFDLQSDADFSNFNGGNTFTNDGLFRKSGGTGQSILSNGAVAFNNNALVQAQTGTIRFDGNSTHEDATFTAAADAEVYFNGGLHTIVGTISGNPAGTVRMDAGATLAGGTVDFGGTGFAWQSGNVGTVTNAGLLRLTTTGTKDINGNATLTNEGLVEMTDTGALRFLGGASQFVNAASGTFDIQGDADFSIFNGGNVFTNNGLFRKSSGTGTSSVSGGITFNNNAGSTVSVESGELDVNGAFNHAAGALIQGDGTFDVINSAFAQLGDTGPGTSPGTLAWQNNWAPDAAATLFIEIGGGDPPTAGEDYDQLAVAGNATLAGTLELSVAVGDAPAIGDVYTILTAGGELTGTFDAVEGPFGYTFDIDIDEDADQVTVEVLTVPNFDLVAVNTDPTGDPVVVAKPGAIDFAYVVTNNTTAPISGDVFFEAKLGAATLAQGVILSGTLPANASSPALSFTQGIPGFAPNGTYTYSVKIGQFPNTVVDQVDFTVIVTSGSREVESGDGMWTLSAATPWLGADGAVLMAVSDRPVEVVGAETAGAETDKPVEASSSAVPEAFGLAAAYPNPFRAQTTFGLDVPEAGRVAVAVYDALGRRVAVLLNEEVEAATHRVVWDASGLPSGVYLVRATGAGQAAMQRVTLVR is encoded by the coding sequence ATGCATCGTCCCTATCCTCTTCACCGGCTCGGCTTGCTCGCCGTAGCCCTCGCGCTCGCCGGCTGGCTCAGCCCGGCGCAGGCGCAGTCCTGCACCACCAACTGGACCAACGCCGCAGGCGGCAACTTCTCGAACGCAGCCAACTGGTCGGCCGGGGTCCCCGGCCCCTCCAGCGACGCCTGCATCATCCTGGCCGGCACCTACGTCGTCACGCTCGACGTAAACGCGAGCGTCAACCGCCTCACGCTCGGGCGGACCTCCGGCGCAGGCACGCAGACGCTCCGCAACGCGAGCCGCTTCCTTACCCTCGCCAGTGCGAGCACAGTCCGGGCACGCGGGGTCTACGACTGGCAGGGAGGCACCGTCAACGGTGCCGGGCCGCTGACCAACAACGGTCTCCTCGCGCTCTCCACGAGCGGTACGAAGGACATCGGCGGCGGCACAACGATCCGCAACGAAGCGCTCACCACGATGGCAGGCACGGGCGCGCTGCGCTTCCTCGGCGGGGCGAGCCAGTTCGTCAACGCCGCCGGGGCGACGTTCGACCTCCAGTCTGACGCCGACTTCAGCAACTTTAACGGTGGCAACACCTTCACCAACGACGGGCTCTTCCGCAAGTCCGGCGGCACCGCGCAGAGCATCCTCAGCAACGGCCCCGTCGCCTTCAACAACAACGCCACGGTCGTCGCCGAGACCGGCACGATCCGCTTCGACGGCGCGGGCACGCACGACAACCCGACCTTCACAGCCGCTGCCGGGGCTGAGGTCTATCTCAACGGGGGCGTGCAGACGATCGTCGGCACGATCTCGGGCAACCCGGCCGGGACGGTCCGCATGGACGCCGGCGCGACGCTCCAGGCCGACCTGCCTGGGATCGAACTGGACTTCGGCGGGACGGGCTTCGCGTGGCAGGGCGGCAACGTCGGCGGCGACGTCACGAGTGCCGGCCTGCTGCGCCTGACGACCAGTGGCCTCAAAGACCTCAACGGCAACGCGACCCTCACCAACGAGGGGCTCGTCGAGATGACCGACACGGGCGCGCTACGCTTCATCGGCGGAGCGAGCCAGTTCGTCAACGCGGCCGGGGCGACGTTCGACCTCCAGAGCGACGCCGACTTCAGCAACTTCAACGGCGGCAACACATTCACCAACAACGGCACCTTCCGCAAGTCCGGCGGCACGGGCCTCAGCCTCCTCAGCAACGGTGCCGTCGCCTTCAACAACAACGCGCTCGTGCAGGCCCAGACCGGCACGATCCGCTTCGACGGCGCGGGCACGCACGACAACCCAACGTTCACAGCCGCTGCCGGGGCTGAGGTCTACTTCAACGGGGGCGTGCAGACGATCGTCGGCACGATCTCGGGCAACCCGGCCGGGACCGTCCGCATGGACACCGGCGCAACGCTCGCCGGCGGTACTGTCGACTTCGGCGGGACGGGCTTCGAGTGGCAGAGCGGCAACGTCGGCACCGTGACGAACGCCGGCCTGCTGCGCCTGACGACCACCGGCACCAAAGACCTCAACGGCAACGCGACCCTCACCAACGAGGGGCTCGTCGAGATGACCGATCTGGGCGTGCTGCGCTTCCTCGGCGGGGCGAGCCAGTTCGTCAACGCGGCCGGGGCGACGTTCGACCTCCAGAGCGACGCCGACTTCAGCAACTTCAACGGTGGTAACACCTTCACCAACGACGGGCTCTTCCGCAAGTCCGGCGGCACCGGGCAGAGCATCCTCAGCAACGGCGCCGTCGCCTTCAACAACAACGCCCTCGTGCAGGCCCAGACCGGCACGATCCGCTTCGACGGGAACAGCACGCACGAGGACGCCACGTTCACGGCTGCCGCTGATGCGGAGGTCTACTTCAACGGGGGCCTGCATACCATCGTCGGCACGATCTCGGGCAACCCGGCCGGGACCGTCCGCATGGACGCCGGCGCGACGCTCGCCGGCGGTACCGTCGACTTCGGCGGGACGGGCTTCGCGTGGCAGAGCGGCAACGTCGGCACCGTGACGAACGCCGGCCTGCTGCGCCTGACGACCACCGGCACCAAAGACATCAACGGCAACGCGACCCTCACCAACGAAGGGCTCGTCGAGATGACCGACACGGGCGCGCTGCGCTTCCTCGGCGGGGCGAGCCAGTTCGTCAACGCGGCCTCGGGTACGTTCGACATTCAGGGCGATGCCGACTTCAGCATCTTCAACGGTGGCAACGTCTTCACCAACAACGGGCTCTTCCGCAAGTCCAGCGGTACCGGGACGAGCAGCGTCAGCGGTGGCATCACGTTCAACAACAACGCGGGCAGCACGGTCAGTGTCGAGAGCGGCGAGCTAGATGTCAACGGAGCGTTCAACCACGCGGCGGGCGCGCTCATCCAGGGCGATGGCACGTTCGATGTCATCAACTCGGCGTTCGCCCAGCTCGGCGACACCGGCCCCGGCACCTCGCCCGGCACGCTCGCCTGGCAGAACAACTGGGCTCCCGACGCCGCAGCCACGCTCTTCATCGAGATCGGCGGCGGCGATCCGCCCACCGCCGGCGAGGACTACGACCAGCTCGCCGTCGCGGGCAACGCCACGCTCGCCGGCACGCTGGAGCTGTCCGTCGCCGTCGGCGACGCGCCTGCCATCGGGGACGTCTACACCATCCTCACCGCAGGCGGCGAACTCACCGGCACCTTCGACGCCGTCGAGGGCCCGTTCGGCTATACCTTCGACATCGACATCGACGAGGACGCCGACCAGGTCACGGTCGAGGTGCTGACGGTGCCCAACTTCGACCTCGTCGCGGTCAACACCGACCCCACCGGCGACCCCGTCGTCGTCGCCAAGCCCGGGGCCATCGACTTCGCCTACGTCGTCACCAACAACACGACGGCCCCGATCTCGGGCGACGTGTTCTTCGAGGCCAAGCTCGGGGCGGCGACGCTGGCGCAGGGCGTGATCCTCTCGGGGACGCTCCCGGCCAACGCCTCCTCGCCCGCGCTGAGCTTCACGCAGGGCATTCCAGGCTTCGCGCCGAACGGGACGTACACGTACTCGGTCAAGATCGGCCAATTCCCGAACACCGTCGTCGACCAGGTGGACTTCACCGTCATCGTGACCTCGGGTAGTCGGGAGGTCGAAAGTGGCGACGGCATGTGGACGCTCTCGGCGGCGACGCCCTGGCTCGGTGCCGACGGCGCGGTGCTGATGGCGGTCTCGGATCGGCCGGTGGAGGTGGTCGGTGCAGAGACGGCTGGAGCCGAGACGGACAAGCCCGTTGAGGCGTCCTCGTCGGCGGTGCCTGAGGCGTTCGGCCTGGCAGCGGCCTACCCGAACCCGTTCCGGGCGCAGACGACCTTCGGGCTCGACGTGCCGGAGGCGGGGCGCGTGGCGGTGGCCGTGTACGACGCCCTCGGCCGCCGGGTGGCGGTGCTCCTCAACGAGGAGGTGGAGGCGGCGACGCACCGCGTGGTGTGGGACGCGTCGGGTCTGCCGAGCGGGGTGTACCTCGTGCGGGCGACGGGCGCAGGCCAAGCGGCGATGCAGCGCGTCACGCTCGTGCGCTGA
- a CDS encoding M23 family metallopeptidase codes for MPPPREDAPALFPGLLALSLLLLAGAWLGRATTATGPDTGAAYEEPAASPEAVPAAESVAPAETPDSARATVLFQIDPLPVPVVLPVAPDAAAPPAYPLLIPVVGTEPEDLVDTFADFRGDSTRIHRALDILAPTGTPVVAAADGRIVRLHTSTLGGLTVYQLGPDGRYVYYYAHLDAYADSLEAGQAVRAGDVLGTVGATGNADAAVPHLHFAIWRQRRGGSGWGGNAVNPFEALTR; via the coding sequence ATGCCTCCCCCACGCGAGGACGCCCCTGCTCTCTTTCCCGGTCTCCTGGCACTCAGCCTGCTCCTGCTGGCCGGGGCCTGGCTCGGGCGCGCAACGACGGCGACGGGGCCGGACACCGGTGCCGCGTACGAGGAGCCGGCGGCCTCGCCGGAGGCGGTCCCCGCTGCCGAGAGCGTAGCCCCGGCCGAGACGCCGGATTCTGCCCGGGCCACCGTCCTCTTCCAGATAGATCCGCTTCCGGTCCCGGTCGTGCTGCCGGTGGCACCGGACGCCGCCGCGCCGCCAGCCTACCCGCTCCTCATTCCTGTGGTGGGCACCGAGCCGGAGGACCTCGTCGATACGTTCGCGGACTTCCGGGGAGACAGCACCCGCATCCACCGCGCCCTCGACATCCTCGCGCCGACCGGGACGCCGGTGGTAGCCGCTGCCGACGGTCGCATCGTCCGCCTCCACACCAGCACCCTCGGCGGCCTGACCGTCTACCAGCTCGGCCCGGACGGGCGCTACGTCTACTACTACGCCCACCTCGACGCCTACGCGGACAGCCTGGAAGCCGGGCAGGCCGTGCGCGCGGGCGACGTGCTCGGCACGGTGGGCGCGACGGGGAACGCGGACGCGGCCGTGCCGCACTTGCACTTCGCTATCTGGCGGCAGCGGCGCGGCGGCAGCGGATGGGGGGGCAACGCAGTCAATCCGTTCGAGGCGCTGACGCGCTAG
- a CDS encoding T9SS type A sorting domain-containing protein — translation MLRTLTTTLGALLLAVFVAAPAAFSQPVVTFSGDTSDDPVYARASSADPAFCAPSTFATAVAFETQSFMVPADGDYAVQVDDTPGYDEYLYLYEGSFDPDSSTVCDNLLALDDDIAGFGSGSRIESINLTAGTSYIAVITGFANADAGPYTGFVEENDPPPADEAGDIVNEPAADAVGQTTIIGLIADDADEDCYAIEITDAANFSATVVDYDETDTQLFLFDGDADGVYYDDDGGLGLLSAITPDSVAANGGMISNGDALLCITDFNNDALNSDGDEIFPEFTDPNGDEGPPAVTNIALADWNDAGSVAFGGANYEIALTGVTGGGGPNFDLTASLSTTTVAPGGSITVNFTVDNNTASAVTGDLFFTAAPGGLQGNVFNDVTVAGGASVSNSYVQNVPPSAPPGTYTYTVRIGQFPGTTVDSEAFTVTVTGSARGLDLDAAMAEAKLTRDESLYKAALKEVGEWTAVAARPWTSESTVSAAARAEFGAFPNPFARTTEIGFELDKATDALLVVYDVRGREVATLVDAAMDAGQHSVTFDASDLPSGVYVYRLQAGAQVETGRMTVLK, via the coding sequence ATGCTACGTACGCTCACTACAACCCTCGGCGCGCTTCTGCTCGCCGTCTTCGTTGCGGCTCCGGCGGCCTTCAGCCAGCCAGTCGTCACCTTCAGCGGTGACACCTCGGACGACCCCGTCTACGCGCGGGCGTCCAGCGCCGACCCGGCCTTCTGCGCGCCGTCTACCTTTGCCACCGCGGTCGCTTTCGAGACGCAGAGTTTCATGGTCCCAGCAGACGGTGACTACGCTGTCCAGGTGGACGACACGCCGGGCTACGACGAGTACCTCTATCTCTACGAGGGCAGCTTCGATCCGGACTCCTCGACGGTGTGCGACAACCTTCTCGCGCTCGACGACGACATCGCCGGCTTCGGTTCCGGCTCGCGCATCGAGAGCATCAACCTGACGGCGGGGACGAGCTACATCGCCGTCATCACCGGGTTCGCCAATGCCGACGCCGGTCCCTACACGGGCTTCGTCGAAGAGAACGACCCGCCGCCGGCGGACGAGGCCGGCGACATCGTGAACGAGCCCGCTGCCGACGCCGTAGGCCAGACGACGATCATCGGCTTGATCGCCGACGACGCCGACGAGGACTGCTACGCCATCGAGATCACCGACGCCGCGAACTTCTCGGCGACGGTCGTCGACTACGACGAGACCGACACCCAGCTCTTCCTCTTCGACGGCGACGCCGACGGCGTCTACTACGACGACGACGGCGGCCTGGGGCTGCTCTCGGCCATCACGCCGGACAGCGTGGCCGCCAACGGCGGCATGATCAGTAACGGCGATGCCCTGCTCTGCATCACCGACTTCAACAACGACGCGCTGAACTCCGACGGAGACGAGATCTTCCCCGAGTTCACCGACCCCAACGGCGACGAAGGCCCGCCGGCGGTCACCAACATCGCGCTCGCCGACTGGAACGACGCCGGCTCCGTCGCCTTCGGCGGTGCTAACTACGAGATCGCGCTGACCGGCGTCACCGGCGGCGGCGGCCCGAACTTCGACCTGACAGCCTCGCTGAGCACCACCACGGTGGCTCCGGGTGGCTCCATCACGGTCAACTTCACCGTCGACAACAACACGGCCAGTGCGGTCACCGGCGACCTGTTCTTCACGGCCGCGCCCGGTGGTCTTCAGGGCAACGTCTTCAACGACGTCACGGTCGCAGGCGGGGCCTCGGTCTCGAACAGCTACGTGCAGAACGTGCCGCCGAGCGCGCCTCCGGGGACGTACACCTACACCGTCCGCATCGGCCAATTCCCGGGCACGACGGTTGACTCCGAAGCCTTCACCGTGACGGTGACCGGCTCGGCGCGCGGCCTGGACCTCGACGCGGCGATGGCTGAGGCCAAGCTGACGCGCGACGAGAGCCTCTACAAGGCGGCGCTCAAGGAGGTCGGCGAGTGGACGGCCGTAGCGGCGCGTCCGTGGACCTCGGAGAGCACGGTCTCCGCTGCTGCGCGCGCCGAGTTCGGGGCCTTCCCGAACCCGTTTGCCCGCACCACCGAGATCGGCTTCGAACTCGACAAGGCGACCGACGCCTTGCTCGTGGTCTACGACGTGCGCGGCCGCGAGGTCGCCACGCTCGTCGACGCCGCGATGGACGCTGGCCAGCACAGCGTGACGTTCGACGCGTCGGACCTCCCGAGCGGGGTATACGTCTACCGCTTGCAGGCAGGCGCGCAGGTGGAGACGGGCCGAATGACGGTGCTGAAGTAA